The Haliotis asinina isolate JCU_RB_2024 chromosome 3, JCU_Hal_asi_v2, whole genome shotgun sequence genome segment CTAAGCCAGTTGTTTCTAAACCAGTTGTTTCTAAACCAGTTGTTTCTAAGCCAGTTGTTTCTAAACCAGTTGTTTCTAAGCCAGTTGTTTCTAAACCAATTGTTTCTAAACCAGTTGTTTCTAAGCCAGTTGTTTCTAAACCAGTTGTTTCTAAGCCAGTTGTTTCTAAGCCAGTTGTTTCTAAGCCAGTTGTTTCTAAACCAGTTGTTTCTAAGCCAGTTGTTTCTAAGCCAGTTGTTTCTAAACCAGTTATTTTAAAAGTGTACAGTTTGGCGCAAGAATAGCTCGTTATCCAAATAAAGCGATATTATAGCACGTCAACCACAGTGTAAGcatatgaaatcaaaagaatGACCTTATTTCTCTGCAGCCTTTCATTGTCCAGCGAAACACATGTTATAACAATGTCAGTCTGTTGAAATGGGAAACAATAACTTGTTGTCTCTCAAACGCATATGGATAATGAAGTCAAATCCGTCACATACACTGGCATTATCGTTTTCGTCTGACTGATGCAGACGACATTCTAAATTTTGACTGATGTCGTTATAAACACCATGTTCGTTTGGACACCACTTGATACCATTTCGTGCAACTACGCTAATGAGCCAGTAATTTTGGCACCGGTGAATT includes the following:
- the LOC137278968 gene encoding uncharacterized protein; translation: MTLSRPVVSKPVVSKPVVSKPVVSKPVVSKPVVSKPVVSKPVVSKPVVSKPIVSKPVVSKPVVSKPVVSKPVVSKPVVSKPVVSKPVVSKPVVSKPVVSKPVVSKPVVSKPVVSKPVVSKPIVSKPVVSKPVVSKPVVSKPVVSKPVVSKPVVSKPVVSKPVVSKPVVSKPVILKVYSLAQE